A portion of the Cervus elaphus chromosome X, mCerEla1.1, whole genome shotgun sequence genome contains these proteins:
- the LOC122690212 gene encoding ARL14 effector protein-like, translating into MSKKAEKSSSVRERRARQSSPERASEMEEKIMKRVERQLKGLTFQNPGPQVANFNPKIRQQQKKEQMSKKKELSSPKPETKKYDRKGRLLVNQADLCDCLDEDCLGCFYPCPKCNSTKCGPTCRCSRRWAYTSMLDESGEVISKMPFNVSD; encoded by the coding sequence ATGagtaaaaaagcagaaaaaagcagTTCCGTGCGAGAGAGACGTGCACGTCAAAGTTCTCCTGAGAGAGCCAGTGAGATGGAGGAGAAGATAATGAAACGGGTAGAGCGGCAGTTAAAAGGGTTGACATTTCAAAACCCCGGGCCTCAGGTCGCCAACTTTAATCCTAAAATAAGGCAGCAGCAGAAGAAAGAGCAAAtgtcaaagaagaaagaattgtCTTCTCCAAAGCCCGAAACCAAGAAGTATGACAGAAAGGGCAGGCTCCTCGTCAATCAGGCTGACCTGTGTGATTGCCTCGATGAAGACTGCCTGGGTTGCTTCTACCCGTGCCCCAAGTGTAACTCCACCAAGTGCGGGCCCACGTGCCGCTGCAGCCGCCGCTGGGCCTACACCAGCATGCTCGATGAGAGTGGGGAGGTCATCAGCAAGATGCCATTCAACGTCTCCGACTAg